In a single window of the Pseudodesulfovibrio profundus genome:
- a CDS encoding KpsF/GutQ family sugar-phosphate isomerase yields MECTSANNDWLKLARDVLQTEIEGLQSVSQQLGPSFEKAVTAMAQCTGRVVVTGVGKSGLVGRKIAATLSSTGTPSFFLHPVEGAHGDMGMLRDEDVILALSNSGGTDEVNAIIPTLKAIGATVICMTGNTASAMAELSDITIQVSVPKEACLIGLAPTASTTAQLAVGDALAVCLMEWKSFGRDDFKKFHPGGSLGQRLASCVDQLMHRDNLPTVSVDASLKDALEILNAGGLGLVGIIDENGLLEGVFTDGDVRREVCCGPFDLNRPVAEVMTRGPKRATVGESSAHVLDVMEQNEITVLPVVNDDGALVGMVHLHDLLGKGALRFSGSGPAK; encoded by the coding sequence ATGGAATGCACCTCTGCCAATAATGACTGGCTGAAACTGGCTCGTGACGTACTGCAAACTGAAATCGAAGGATTGCAGTCGGTCAGTCAGCAGCTGGGACCTTCGTTTGAAAAGGCCGTGACGGCCATGGCCCAATGTACCGGGCGCGTGGTCGTTACCGGCGTTGGCAAATCCGGCCTTGTCGGTCGAAAGATTGCGGCTACATTGTCGAGCACCGGAACGCCTTCCTTTTTCCTCCATCCGGTGGAAGGGGCGCATGGCGATATGGGCATGCTCAGGGATGAGGACGTCATCCTCGCCCTGTCCAATTCCGGCGGCACGGATGAGGTTAATGCGATCATCCCGACGCTTAAGGCCATCGGGGCGACCGTTATCTGCATGACCGGTAATACGGCCTCGGCCATGGCTGAGCTGTCGGACATCACCATTCAGGTCAGCGTTCCCAAGGAAGCCTGCCTTATCGGGCTGGCTCCCACGGCGTCCACCACTGCACAGTTGGCAGTGGGGGATGCGCTTGCGGTCTGCCTGATGGAGTGGAAGTCCTTTGGCCGTGATGATTTCAAGAAGTTTCATCCGGGTGGTTCACTCGGTCAGCGATTGGCATCCTGCGTGGATCAACTCATGCACCGCGACAACTTGCCGACGGTCAGCGTGGATGCTTCGTTGAAAGATGCGTTGGAAATTTTGAATGCCGGAGGCCTTGGTCTCGTGGGCATTATTGATGAAAACGGTCTGCTTGAGGGCGTGTTTACGGATGGCGATGTGCGCCGCGAGGTGTGCTGTGGTCCCTTTGACCTGAACCGTCCGGTGGCGGAAGTCATGACCCGAGGCCCGAAGCGGGCTACGGTGGGTGAATCCTCGGCTCATGTCCTTGATGTGATGGAGCAGAATGAGATAACAGTTCTGCCAGTGGTCAATGATGATGGCGCACTGGTGGGGATGGTCCACCTGCATGACCTGCTGGGCAAGGGCGCTCTGCGTTTTTCCGGTTCCGGCCCGGCCAAATAA